A genomic stretch from bacterium includes:
- a CDS encoding radical SAM protein yields the protein MPEARNDGTPNVDRPGHSSGHSSGHPSDQESGNQPGYLAERLADQAHTAHLDPAPPFPRSLMLELSNACNHTCAFCYNPAMARQRRTMDPAFTTRVLRDAFALGAREVGFATTGEPLANRHLLDYVGLAKQIGYAYTYFSTNGALLDADKVERLFEVGLDSIKFSINAGTAPTYAQVHGQDCFDHVIAMVQLIARRRRELGRGPKLLVTCILTPANRHEQDALRAALAGVVDDLAFFDETEAVGPTNGTLAPLPCAMVFDRVHVTCEGYLTACCVDYENNLITADLNTTPLAEAWHSAAFRELRRRHLDKKLRGTLCQVCVSRKMSEYLPLTDIGREGEPALLPLAAAEATPRDVLVLFRSSLGEIDWLLPVLERLKEKAPALRVVACVVEGQLQQKLAAATFLRERLAGAVSAVLLGADDLAAHVRWADVGLLLKTDDPDDDLSRDLRARCPQARVVVFPSGTALLTRAGDGEARVHAYFDSITADVGRDLRADYLPCDLVLAGSPHMVPFYRAVARAAAVHTGGVPRYDAWWIAAQQDDPDLAGAGAQTLVATHARSVLFVIRGPHWLYQSEGDYRDLMGSFLAETRRRPDTAFLIKPHPRQDPDEVAAQVRALGGANVRLTHRPLQQLSGMVDLVVSMFSSGVLDALSVGTPVVEYYRYRADRPVLEFRRAPDGRAVSIYEDLGLVKNLPDAAALAATLDDLERNWIPAVDGDQRAAFSAACHGQADASGAAADALLDLLASGRADTTREQKELLHA from the coding sequence ATGCCCGAAGCCCGCAACGACGGGACCCCGAACGTGGACCGGCCCGGCCATTCGTCCGGCCATTCGTCCGGCCATCCGTCCGACCAGGAGTCCGGCAACCAGCCCGGCTACCTGGCCGAACGGCTCGCCGACCAGGCGCACACCGCGCATCTGGATCCGGCACCGCCCTTTCCCCGGTCGCTGATGCTCGAGCTGAGCAACGCGTGCAACCACACCTGCGCGTTCTGCTACAACCCGGCCATGGCGCGGCAGCGGCGCACGATGGATCCGGCCTTCACGACCCGGGTGCTGCGCGACGCCTTCGCCCTCGGCGCCCGCGAGGTCGGCTTCGCCACCACGGGCGAGCCCCTGGCCAACCGCCACCTGCTGGACTACGTGGGCCTGGCCAAGCAGATCGGCTACGCCTACACCTACTTCTCCACCAACGGCGCCCTGCTCGACGCCGACAAGGTCGAGCGCCTCTTCGAGGTCGGCCTGGACAGCATCAAGTTCAGCATCAACGCCGGCACCGCCCCGACCTACGCCCAGGTGCACGGCCAGGACTGCTTCGACCACGTGATCGCCATGGTGCAGCTCATCGCCCGGCGCCGGCGCGAGCTCGGCCGTGGGCCCAAGCTGCTCGTGACCTGCATCCTGACCCCGGCCAACCGCCACGAGCAGGACGCCCTGCGCGCCGCCCTGGCGGGCGTGGTCGACGACCTGGCCTTTTTCGACGAGACCGAGGCCGTCGGGCCCACCAACGGCACCCTGGCCCCCCTGCCCTGCGCCATGGTCTTCGACCGCGTGCACGTGACCTGCGAGGGCTACCTCACCGCGTGCTGCGTCGACTACGAAAACAACCTGATCACCGCCGACCTGAACACGACGCCGCTGGCCGAGGCGTGGCACAGCGCCGCGTTCCGGGAGCTGCGCCGCCGCCACCTGGACAAGAAGCTGAGGGGCACCCTCTGCCAGGTGTGCGTGTCGCGGAAGATGAGCGAGTACCTGCCGCTGACGGACATCGGGCGCGAGGGCGAGCCGGCGCTGCTGCCGTTGGCGGCCGCCGAGGCCACTCCCCGCGACGTGCTGGTCCTCTTCCGCTCGTCCCTCGGCGAGATCGACTGGCTGCTGCCCGTGCTCGAGCGCCTGAAGGAGAAGGCCCCCGCGCTGCGTGTGGTCGCCTGCGTGGTCGAGGGGCAACTGCAGCAGAAGCTGGCCGCGGCGACGTTCCTGCGCGAACGGCTGGCCGGCGCGGTCTCGGCCGTGCTGCTCGGCGCGGACGACCTCGCCGCCCATGTGCGCTGGGCCGACGTGGGCCTACTCCTGAAGACCGACGACCCGGACGACGACCTCAGCCGCGACCTGCGCGCCCGTTGCCCGCAGGCCCGCGTGGTGGTCTTCCCCAGCGGCACCGCCCTGCTGACCCGCGCCGGCGACGGCGAGGCGCGCGTGCACGCCTACTTCGACTCGATCACGGCCGACGTGGGCCGCGACCTGCGCGCCGACTACCTGCCCTGCGACCTGGTCCTGGCCGGATCGCCCCACATGGTGCCCTTCTACCGCGCCGTGGCCCGCGCCGCGGCGGTCCACACGGGCGGCGTGCCGCGCTACGACGCGTGGTGGATCGCCGCCCAGCAGGACGACCCCGATCTCGCCGGCGCCGGGGCCCAGACCCTCGTGGCCACCCACGCCCGCAGCGTGCTGTTCGTCATCCGCGGCCCGCACTGGCTGTACCAGTCCGAGGGCGACTACCGCGACCTGATGGGCTCGTTCCTGGCCGAGACGCGCCGCCGGCCCGACACCGCCTTCCTCATCAAGCCGCACCCGCGCCAGGATCCGGACGAGGTCGCCGCCCAGGTGCGCGCCCTCGGCGGGGCCAACGTGCGGCTCACGCATCGGCCCCTGCAGCAGCTGTCCGGGATGGTCGATCTGGTGGTCAGCATGTTCTCGTCGGGAGTGCTCGACGCCCTGAGCGTGGGCACGCCCGTGGTCGAGTACTACCGCTACCGCGCCGACCGGCCCGTGCTCGAGTTCCGCCGCGCGCCCGACGGCCGGGCGGTCTCCATCTACGAGGACCTGGGCCTGGTGAAGAACCTGCCCGACGCCGCGGCCCTGGCCGCGACCCTCGACGATCTCGAGCGCAACTGGATTCCCGCCGTCGACGGCGACCAGCGGGCGGCCTTCAGCGCCGCCTGCCACGGGCAGGCCGACGCCAGCGGCGCCGCCGCCGACGCCCTGCTGGACCTCCTGGCCTCCGGCCGGGCCGACACGACCCGCGAACAGAAGGAGCTGCTCCATGCTTAG
- a CDS encoding aldehyde dehydrogenase, with protein sequence MLRVGLNGFGRIGRAVFRINAQDPRCEIVVVNDLDPNVENLAYLLKYDSVYGRFGGRVEARPDSHKVWIDGKSVAFHNQGDIARVPWEDYGVDVVIDATGVTQNRYSAAGLVDTGRVRKVVFTNAPGNGVDRTVVFGVNEADYDDATDHLVATSICDANAIAPVLKQLDDAFGVEHGYVTTLHPWLSYQNLSDGSVRSIASPGHFWNDFGLGRASTTNLIPKNTTAMGAVRQVLPHLTSELDAISFRIPTAIVSTSDMTLTLRGAPNAEDINAVLGTAAASQPRVMGFGTEPLVSQDYLGIEQSLVVDSRWTRANRAGGCKVVVWYDNEWGYSQRVIDMVALMETCWCATPEPVEALT encoded by the coding sequence ATGCTTAGGGTGGGCCTCAACGGCTTCGGGCGCATCGGACGCGCCGTCTTCCGCATCAACGCGCAGGACCCGCGCTGCGAGATCGTCGTGGTGAACGATCTCGACCCCAACGTGGAGAACCTGGCCTACCTGCTGAAGTACGACTCGGTGTACGGGCGCTTCGGCGGCCGGGTCGAGGCGCGGCCCGACTCGCACAAGGTGTGGATCGACGGGAAGTCGGTCGCCTTCCACAACCAGGGCGACATCGCGCGGGTGCCGTGGGAGGACTACGGCGTCGACGTGGTGATCGACGCCACGGGCGTGACCCAGAACCGCTACAGCGCCGCCGGCCTGGTCGACACCGGGCGGGTGCGCAAGGTCGTCTTCACCAACGCGCCCGGCAACGGGGTCGACCGCACCGTCGTCTTCGGCGTGAACGAGGCCGACTACGACGACGCCACCGACCACCTGGTGGCCACCAGCATCTGCGACGCCAACGCCATCGCGCCCGTGCTCAAGCAGCTCGACGACGCCTTCGGCGTGGAGCACGGCTACGTGACCACCCTGCACCCCTGGCTCAGCTACCAGAACCTGAGCGACGGCAGCGTGCGTTCCATCGCCAGCCCGGGCCACTTCTGGAACGACTTCGGCCTCGGCCGCGCCAGCACCACCAACCTGATCCCCAAGAACACGACGGCCATGGGTGCCGTGCGCCAGGTGCTGCCCCACCTGACGAGCGAGCTGGACGCCATCTCGTTCCGCATCCCCACGGCCATCGTCTCGACCTCGGACATGACCCTCACCCTGCGCGGCGCCCCGAATGCCGAGGACATCAACGCCGTCCTCGGCACGGCCGCCGCCTCGCAGCCCCGCGTGATGGGCTTCGGCACCGAGCCCCTCGTCTCCCAGGACTACCTGGGCATCGAGCAGAGCCTGGTGGTCGACTCGCGCTGGACCCGCGCCAACCGCGCCGGCGGCTGCAAGGTGGTCGTCTGGTACGACAACGAGTGGGGCTACAGCCAGCGGGTGATCGACATGGTCGCCCTCATGGAGACGTGCTGGTGCGCGACCCCCGAACCGGTGGAGGCCCTGACGTGA